In one window of Streptomyces griseus subsp. griseus DNA:
- a CDS encoding MoaD/ThiS family protein, whose protein sequence is MSVKVRIPTILRTYTGGQAEVTAEGAKLSEVIDSLEKDHPGIAARVLDDQGKLRRFVNVYVNDDDVRFEGGLDAATPDGAGISIIPAVAGGC, encoded by the coding sequence ATGAGCGTCAAGGTCCGCATCCCCACCATCCTCCGCACGTACACGGGCGGCCAGGCCGAGGTCACGGCGGAGGGCGCGAAGCTCTCCGAGGTCATCGACTCCCTGGAGAAGGACCACCCGGGCATCGCCGCCCGCGTCCTGGACGACCAGGGCAAGCTGCGCCGCTTCGTGAACGTGTACGTCAACGACGACGACGTGCGCTTCGAGGGCGGCCTCGACGCCGCCACGCCCGACGGCGCCGGCATCTCGATCATCCCGGCCGTGGCCGGCGGCTGCTGA
- a CDS encoding DUF3263 domain-containing protein, with amino-acid sequence MTASDAEPAPSPPGLSDRDRALLALERRSWAGPGAKERAIREELGISPVRYFQLLNALIEDERALREDPVTVNRLRRLRAQRRDRR; translated from the coding sequence ATGACCGCTTCCGACGCCGAGCCCGCGCCTTCCCCTCCGGGGCTGTCCGACCGTGACCGTGCGCTGCTCGCGCTGGAGCGGAGGTCATGGGCGGGGCCGGGGGCGAAGGAGCGGGCGATCCGGGAGGAGCTGGGCATCTCTCCGGTCCGCTACTTCCAGCTTCTCAACGCGCTGATCGAGGATGAGCGGGCGCTGCGGGAGGATCCGGTGACGGTGAACCGCTTGCGCCGGCTGCGGGCTCAGCGGCGGGACCGCCGCTGA
- the thrC gene encoding threonine synthase, protein MAVQTIAGNATTASVDLGPAAALSCRECGERFELGPLFACASCFGPLEVAYDLPTGSAEELKKRIEAGPNNIWRYAPLLPVPADVAEKPNINPGFTKLVKADNLARELGVTGGLYVKDDSGNPTHSFKDRVVAIAVEAARAFGFTTLSCSSTGNLAGAVGAAAARAGLRSCVFIPHDLEQGKVVMAAVYGGELVGIEGNYDDVNRFCSELIGDPLGEGWGFVNVNLRPYYGEGSKTLAYEICEQLGWKLPDQIVIPIASGSQLTKIDKGFQELIKLGLVEDRPYKIFGAQAEGCSPVSAAFKAGHDVVRPQKPNTIAKSLAIGNPADGPYVLDIARRTGGAVEDVNDEQVVDAIKLLARTEGIFGETAGGVTLGVTKKLIEAGVIDPALTTVVLNTGDGLKTLDAVSATSQATATIKPSLDAFRAAGLASA, encoded by the coding sequence ATGGCTGTTCAGACCATTGCAGGTAATGCCACCACCGCTTCCGTGGACCTCGGTCCCGCCGCGGCGCTTTCCTGCCGCGAGTGCGGCGAGCGTTTCGAGCTCGGCCCCCTTTTCGCCTGTGCGTCCTGTTTCGGGCCACTGGAAGTGGCGTACGACCTGCCGACCGGTTCCGCCGAGGAGCTGAAGAAGCGCATCGAGGCCGGCCCGAACAACATCTGGCGCTACGCCCCGCTGCTGCCGGTCCCCGCCGATGTCGCGGAGAAGCCCAATATCAACCCCGGTTTCACCAAGCTGGTCAAGGCCGACAACCTCGCCCGTGAGCTGGGCGTCACCGGCGGGCTGTACGTCAAGGACGACTCCGGCAACCCGACGCACTCCTTCAAGGACCGCGTCGTCGCGATCGCCGTCGAGGCCGCCCGCGCCTTCGGCTTCACCACCCTCTCCTGCTCCTCCACGGGCAACCTGGCCGGTGCCGTCGGCGCCGCCGCCGCCCGCGCCGGACTGCGCTCGTGCGTCTTCATCCCGCACGACCTGGAGCAGGGCAAGGTCGTCATGGCCGCGGTGTACGGCGGTGAGCTGGTCGGCATCGAGGGCAACTACGACGACGTCAACCGCTTCTGCTCCGAGCTCATCGGCGACCCGCTCGGCGAGGGCTGGGGCTTCGTCAACGTCAACCTGCGCCCGTACTACGGCGAGGGCTCCAAGACCCTGGCGTACGAGATCTGCGAGCAGCTCGGCTGGAAGCTGCCGGACCAGATCGTCATCCCGATCGCGTCCGGCTCCCAGCTGACGAAGATCGACAAGGGGTTCCAGGAGCTGATCAAGCTCGGCCTGGTCGAGGACAGGCCGTACAAGATCTTCGGTGCCCAGGCCGAGGGCTGCTCCCCGGTCTCCGCCGCCTTCAAGGCCGGGCACGACGTCGTACGGCCCCAGAAGCCGAACACCATCGCCAAGTCCCTGGCCATCGGCAACCCGGCGGACGGCCCGTACGTCCTCGACATCGCCCGTCGTACAGGCGGCGCGGTGGAGGACGTGAACGACGAGCAGGTCGTCGACGCGATCAAGCTGCTGGCGCGCACCGAGGGCATCTTCGGCGAGACGGCGGGCGGTGTGACGCTCGGCGTGACCAAGAAGCTGATCGAGGCCGGTGTGATCGACCCGGCGCTCACCACCGTCGTCCTGAACACCGGTGACGGGCTCAAGACCCTCGACGCGGTCTCCGCGACCTCGCAGGCCACGGCCACCATCAAGCCGAGCCTGGACGCGTTCCGCGCCGCGGGCCTCGCCTCCGCCTGA
- a CDS encoding ABC transporter substrate-binding protein, which translates to MGEAVQRRFTVLTAVVAALGMTATLSGCGGDSGTGDVTLKLVAADYGTSSANSSEKYWSGVAAGFEKQNPGIKIDVNVLSWKDVDRKVAEMVKEGKAPDIAQIGAYADFAKADKLYSVDQMVSIRTQANFLPSLTDAGKVDGTLYGLPFVASTRLLFYNEKLFDQAGLKAPKTWDDIQSGAAALKAKGVKYPFALPLGQEEAQAETLMWLLSNSGGYVDDVGLYDIDSAQNVATFSWLRDNLVGKGLTGPVAPGELDRAKAFEAFTKGEVGMLNGHPTLMEEAEAKGVKVGMVPLPGAEGPTKGSMGVADWMMGFKQNGNRQAIGKFFDYAYSDENVLAFADEYDLLPVTGSASAEMETDAKHAKLREFLAALPNSQLPPFGKTSWATVSEAIKTNIGEAVAPGGSPERVLGAIAAEATKAESAE; encoded by the coding sequence ATGGGCGAGGCTGTGCAGCGGCGCTTTACGGTTCTGACCGCGGTGGTGGCCGCGCTGGGTATGACGGCAACGTTGTCGGGGTGCGGCGGTGACAGCGGCACGGGCGACGTCACCCTCAAGCTCGTCGCCGCCGACTACGGCACCAGTTCGGCCAACAGCTCCGAGAAGTACTGGAGCGGTGTGGCGGCGGGCTTCGAGAAGCAGAACCCCGGCATCAAGATCGATGTCAACGTCCTCTCCTGGAAGGACGTCGACCGCAAGGTCGCCGAGATGGTCAAGGAGGGCAAGGCCCCCGACATCGCCCAGATCGGCGCCTACGCCGACTTCGCCAAGGCCGACAAGCTCTACAGCGTCGACCAGATGGTCTCCATCCGTACCCAGGCCAACTTCCTGCCCTCCCTCACGGACGCGGGCAAGGTCGACGGCACGCTCTACGGGCTCCCGTTCGTCGCCAGCACCCGGCTGCTCTTCTACAACGAGAAGCTCTTCGACCAGGCGGGTCTGAAGGCCCCCAAGACCTGGGACGACATCCAGAGCGGGGCCGCCGCGCTCAAGGCCAAGGGCGTCAAGTACCCCTTCGCCCTGCCGCTCGGCCAGGAGGAGGCCCAGGCCGAGACCCTGATGTGGCTGCTCAGCAACAGCGGCGGCTACGTCGACGACGTCGGCCTCTACGACATCGACTCGGCCCAGAACGTCGCCACGTTCAGCTGGCTGCGGGACAACCTCGTCGGCAAGGGCCTCACCGGTCCCGTCGCCCCGGGCGAGCTGGACCGCGCGAAGGCCTTCGAGGCGTTCACCAAGGGCGAGGTCGGCATGCTCAACGGCCACCCCACGCTGATGGAGGAGGCCGAGGCCAAGGGCGTCAAGGTCGGCATGGTGCCGCTGCCGGGCGCCGAGGGGCCGACCAAGGGCTCCATGGGCGTCGCCGACTGGATGATGGGCTTCAAGCAGAACGGCAACCGCCAGGCGATCGGCAAGTTCTTCGACTACGCCTACTCCGACGAGAACGTGCTCGCCTTCGCCGACGAGTACGACCTGCTGCCGGTGACCGGCAGCGCGTCCGCCGAGATGGAGACCGACGCCAAGCACGCGAAGCTGCGCGAGTTCCTGGCGGCGCTGCCCAACTCCCAGCTGCCTCCCTTCGGCAAGACGTCCTGGGCGACGGTGAGCGAGGCGATCAAGACGAACATCGGCGAGGCGGTCGCGCCCGGCGGGAGCCCGGAGCGGGTGCTCGGGGCGATAGCGGCCGAGGCGACGAAGGCGGAGAGCGCGGAGTAG
- a CDS encoding cold-shock protein, with protein MAQGTVKWFNAEKGYGFIAVDGGADVFVHYSAIQMDGYRTLEEGQRVEFEISQGQKGPQADMVKLAVG; from the coding sequence ATGGCTCAGGGCACCGTCAAGTGGTTCAACGCGGAGAAGGGGTACGGCTTCATCGCGGTCGACGGTGGTGCGGATGTTTTCGTCCACTACAGCGCGATCCAGATGGACGGGTACCGCACCCTCGAAGAGGGTCAGCGAGTTGAATTCGAGATCTCGCAGGGCCAGAAGGGGCCCCAGGCCGACATGGTCAAGCTCGCTGTCGGCTGA
- a CDS encoding glucosyl-3-phosphoglycerate synthase: protein MLEEVERWLTRRSWSSADRPLNRLTDARAADPHRTSVSVVLPALNEEATVGAIVGTIRRELMERVRLVDELVVIDSGSTDATAAVARAAGARVVHRDAILPRIPALPGKGEVLWRSLLVTSGEIVCFVDADLRDFSADFVSGTVGPLLTDPTVQFVKAMYDRPLGDSAGQGGRVTELVARPLLNLHWPQLAGFVQPLGGEYAVRRSLLERLPFPVGYGVELGLLVDALHTVGLDTLGQVDVGVRRHRHQDGQALGRMAAAIYRTAQLRLSRGHLVRPALTQFERGAEGFVPRTHAVDTEERPPMREIAEYAERWAA from the coding sequence GTGCTCGAAGAGGTGGAACGCTGGCTGACCAGGCGTTCCTGGTCGTCCGCCGACCGCCCGCTGAACCGGCTCACCGACGCCCGGGCCGCCGACCCGCACCGTACGTCGGTGAGCGTGGTGCTGCCCGCGCTGAACGAGGAGGCCACGGTCGGCGCGATCGTGGGGACCATCCGGCGGGAGCTGATGGAGAGGGTCCGGCTGGTCGACGAGCTGGTGGTGATCGACTCCGGTTCCACCGACGCCACCGCGGCCGTCGCGCGGGCGGCGGGCGCCCGGGTGGTGCACCGGGACGCGATCCTGCCCCGGATCCCGGCGCTGCCCGGCAAGGGCGAGGTGCTCTGGCGGTCGCTCCTGGTGACCAGCGGTGAGATCGTCTGCTTCGTCGACGCGGACCTGAGGGACTTCTCGGCGGACTTCGTCTCGGGGACGGTCGGGCCGCTGCTCACCGATCCCACCGTGCAGTTCGTCAAGGCGATGTACGACCGTCCTCTCGGCGACAGCGCAGGTCAGGGAGGCCGCGTCACCGAACTGGTGGCACGTCCCCTGCTCAATCTGCACTGGCCGCAGCTGGCGGGTTTCGTGCAGCCGCTGGGCGGGGAGTACGCGGTGCGGCGCTCGCTGCTGGAGCGGCTGCCGTTCCCGGTCGGTTACGGAGTGGAGCTGGGGCTGCTCGTGGACGCGCTGCACACCGTGGGGCTGGACACGCTGGGCCAGGTGGATGTCGGGGTGCGGCGCCACCGCCACCAGGACGGGCAGGCGCTGGGCCGGATGGCGGCGGCGATCTACCGCACGGCGCAGCTGCGGCTCTCCCGGGGGCATCTGGTGCGCCCGGCGCTGACGCAGTTCGAGCGGGGCGCGGAGGGGTTCGTGCCGCGCACGCATGCGGTGGACACGGAGGAGCGGCCGCCGATGCGGGAGATCGCGGAGTACGCGGAGCGGTGGGCGGCGTGA
- a CDS encoding alpha,alpha-trehalose-phosphate synthase (UDP-forming) — MVTEHAPSSTTQVLVASNRGPITYTLGEDGTLDAKRGGGGLVSGLSAVDDKLWVCAALGDGDREAVRRGVGEPGVRMLDIDAEVHADAYNGIANSVLWFVHHLLYQTPVEPVFDVEFRRQWAAYETYNRAFAQALAEEAEPGASVLVQDYHLALVPGMLRELRPDLRIGHFSHTPWAPVDYFRLLPDDIGEQLLRGILGADRAAFLTRRWADAFIGCCTEILGGTGRTRIGVHGLGADADFLRRRSREADVDERMEALREQVGEDRRTIVRVDRTELSKNIVRGLHAYRTLLETHPEWRERVVHVAFAYPSRQDLSVYRDYTAAVQTLAAEINGAYGTESWTPVVLHVKDDFARSLAAYRLADVALVNPIRDGMNLVAKEVPVVSDHGCALVLSREAGAYEELGEDAIVVNPYDVVGTAEALHEALSMSAEERTGRTKRLAEAATALPPQQWFLDQLEALRQE; from the coding sequence ATGGTCACCGAGCACGCACCCTCCTCCACCACCCAGGTCCTCGTCGCGTCCAACCGCGGCCCGATCACGTACACGCTCGGCGAGGACGGGACTCTCGACGCCAAGCGCGGCGGCGGCGGGCTCGTCTCCGGGCTGAGCGCCGTCGACGACAAGCTCTGGGTCTGCGCGGCCCTCGGCGACGGCGACCGCGAGGCGGTACGGCGCGGAGTCGGTGAGCCGGGCGTACGGATGCTCGACATCGACGCCGAGGTCCACGCCGACGCGTACAACGGCATCGCCAACTCGGTGCTGTGGTTCGTCCACCACCTGCTGTACCAGACGCCCGTGGAGCCGGTCTTCGACGTGGAGTTCCGGCGTCAGTGGGCCGCGTACGAGACGTACAACCGGGCCTTCGCCCAGGCGCTGGCCGAGGAGGCGGAGCCGGGGGCCTCGGTCCTGGTGCAGGACTACCACCTGGCCCTGGTCCCCGGGATGCTCCGCGAGCTGCGCCCGGACCTGAGGATCGGCCACTTCTCGCACACCCCGTGGGCGCCGGTGGACTACTTCCGGCTGCTGCCCGACGACATCGGTGAGCAGCTGCTGCGCGGCATCCTGGGCGCGGACCGGGCCGCGTTCCTGACCCGGCGGTGGGCGGACGCGTTCATCGGCTGCTGTACGGAGATCCTCGGCGGGACGGGCCGGACCAGGATCGGGGTGCACGGGCTGGGGGCGGACGCGGACTTCCTGCGGCGGCGGTCGCGGGAGGCGGACGTCGACGAGCGCATGGAGGCGCTGCGGGAGCAGGTGGGCGAGGACCGGAGGACCATCGTGCGGGTGGACCGTACGGAACTGTCCAAGAACATCGTGCGCGGCCTGCACGCCTACCGGACCCTGCTGGAGACCCACCCCGAGTGGCGCGAGCGCGTGGTCCACGTCGCCTTCGCCTACCCCTCCCGCCAGGACCTCTCGGTCTACCGGGACTACACGGCGGCGGTGCAGACCCTGGCCGCGGAGATCAACGGGGCCTACGGCACGGAGAGTTGGACGCCCGTCGTCCTCCACGTGAAGGACGACTTCGCCCGCTCGCTCGCCGCGTACCGGCTGGCGGATGTGGCCCTGGTCAACCCGATCCGGGACGGTATGAACCTGGTCGCCAAGGAGGTCCCCGTCGTCTCCGACCACGGCTGCGCGCTGGTGCTGTCACGGGAGGCCGGGGCGTACGAGGAGCTGGGCGAGGACGCGATCGTGGTGAACCCGTACGACGTGGTGGGCACGGCGGAGGCGCTGCACGAGGCCCTGTCGATGAGCGCCGAGGAGCGGACCGGGCGCACGAAGCGGCTGGCGGAGGCGGCGACTGCGCTCCCGCCGCAGCAGTGGTTCCTGGACCAGCTGGAGGCGCTGCGGCAGGAGTGA
- the otsB gene encoding trehalose-phosphatase: MGSHSAQPPIPTPTTPAGREGLDAILARPERAVIALDFDGTLADIVPDPERARAHPGAVEALAALAPKVASIAVITGRPADVAVRYGGFAGVPGLDHLVVLGHYGAERWDAATGTVNAPAPHPGVAAARAELPGVLHEFDSWHGTWIEEKGQAVAVHTRRAEDPQAAFETLRGPLGELAALHGLILEPGRQVLELRPPGMDKGVALATHVAEVDAESVLYAGDDLGDLAAFAAVEKLRGDGPDGIPGLLVCSGSAEVPELAERADLLVPGPAAVVDFLAALADQL; encoded by the coding sequence ATGGGCAGCCACTCCGCACAGCCGCCGATCCCGACCCCGACCACCCCGGCCGGCCGCGAGGGCCTGGACGCCATCCTCGCCCGGCCCGAGCGCGCGGTCATCGCCCTCGACTTCGACGGCACGCTCGCCGACATCGTCCCGGACCCCGAGCGCGCCCGCGCCCACCCCGGCGCCGTCGAGGCGCTCGCCGCACTCGCGCCGAAGGTCGCCTCCATCGCCGTGATCACCGGCCGCCCCGCAGACGTCGCCGTCCGGTACGGCGGCTTCGCGGGCGTCCCCGGCCTCGACCACCTCGTGGTCCTCGGCCACTACGGCGCGGAGCGCTGGGACGCTGCCACCGGCACCGTGAACGCCCCCGCCCCGCACCCCGGCGTCGCCGCCGCGCGGGCCGAACTCCCCGGCGTACTGCACGAGTTCGACTCCTGGCACGGCACCTGGATCGAGGAGAAGGGGCAGGCCGTCGCCGTTCACACCCGCCGCGCCGAGGACCCGCAGGCGGCCTTCGAGACCCTGCGCGGCCCCCTCGGCGAACTGGCCGCGCTCCACGGGCTGATCCTGGAACCGGGCCGCCAGGTCCTGGAGTTGCGCCCGCCGGGCATGGACAAGGGCGTCGCCCTGGCCACCCACGTCGCCGAGGTCGACGCCGAGTCCGTCCTGTACGCGGGCGACGACCTCGGGGACCTCGCCGCCTTCGCCGCGGTGGAGAAGCTGCGCGGCGACGGCCCGGACGGCATCCCCGGCCTGCTGGTGTGCAGCGGCAGCGCCGAGGTGCCCGAACTGGCCGAACGAGCCGATCTGCTGGTGCCCGGCCCGGCCGCCGTGGTGGACTTCCTCGCGGCCCTGGCCGATCAGCTGTAG
- the groL gene encoding chaperonin GroEL (60 kDa chaperone family; promotes refolding of misfolded polypeptides especially under stressful conditions; forms two stacked rings of heptamers to form a barrel-shaped 14mer; ends can be capped by GroES; misfolded proteins enter the barrel where they are refolded when GroES binds) translates to MAKIIAFDEEARRGLERGMNQLADAVKVTLGPKGRNVVLEKKWGAPTITNDGVSIAKEIELEDPYEKIGAELVKEVAKKTDDVAGDGTTTATVLAQALVREGLRNVAAGANPMALKRGIEKAVEAVSAALLEQAKDVETKEQIASTASISAADTEIGAKIAEAMDKVGKEGVITVEESQTFGLELELTEGMRFDKGYISAYFATDMERMEASLDDPYILIVNSKIASVKDLIPLLEKVMQSGKPLLIIAEDVEGEALSTLVVNKIKGTFKSVAVKAPGFGDRRKAMLADIAILTGGTVISEEVGLKLENAGLDLLGRARKVVITKDETTIVDGAGDSEQVQGRVKQIRAEIENSDSDYDREKLQERLAKLAGGVAVIKAGAATEVELKERKHRIEDAVRNAKAAVEEGIVAGGGVALLQASAVFDKLDLTGDEATGANAVKLALEAPLKQIAVNGGLEGGVVVEKVRNLPIGHGLNAASGEYVDMIAEGIIDPAKVTRSALQNAASIAALFLTTEAVIADKPEKAGAAAPGGMPGGDMDF, encoded by the coding sequence ATGGCCAAGATCATCGCGTTCGACGAGGAGGCACGGCGCGGTCTCGAGCGCGGGATGAACCAGCTCGCCGACGCCGTCAAGGTCACCCTCGGCCCCAAGGGCCGTAACGTCGTCCTCGAGAAGAAGTGGGGCGCGCCCACGATCACCAACGATGGTGTTTCCATCGCCAAGGAGATCGAGCTCGAGGACCCGTACGAGAAGATCGGTGCGGAGCTGGTCAAGGAGGTCGCCAAGAAGACGGACGACGTCGCCGGCGACGGTACGACCACCGCCACCGTTCTCGCCCAGGCTCTCGTCCGCGAGGGTCTGCGCAACGTCGCCGCAGGCGCCAACCCGATGGCCCTCAAGCGGGGCATCGAGAAGGCCGTCGAGGCCGTCTCCGCCGCTCTGCTGGAGCAGGCCAAGGACGTGGAGACCAAGGAGCAGATCGCTTCGACCGCCTCCATCTCCGCCGCCGACACCGAGATCGGTGCCAAGATCGCCGAGGCGATGGACAAGGTCGGCAAGGAAGGCGTCATCACCGTCGAGGAGTCCCAGACCTTCGGTCTGGAGCTTGAGCTCACCGAGGGTATGCGCTTCGACAAGGGCTACATCTCGGCCTACTTCGCGACCGACATGGAGCGTATGGAGGCGTCCCTCGACGACCCGTACATCCTGATCGTCAACTCGAAGATCGCCAGCGTCAAGGACCTGATCCCGCTGCTGGAGAAGGTCATGCAGTCGGGCAAGCCGCTGCTGATCATCGCCGAGGACGTCGAGGGCGAGGCGCTCTCCACCCTGGTCGTCAACAAGATCAAGGGCACGTTCAAGTCCGTCGCCGTCAAGGCCCCGGGCTTCGGCGACCGCCGCAAGGCCATGCTCGCGGACATCGCCATCCTCACCGGTGGCACCGTGATCTCCGAGGAGGTCGGTCTCAAGCTGGAGAACGCCGGCCTGGACCTGCTCGGCCGTGCCCGCAAGGTCGTCATCACCAAGGACGAGACCACGATCGTCGACGGTGCCGGTGACAGCGAGCAGGTGCAGGGTCGCGTCAAGCAGATCCGCGCCGAGATCGAGAACTCCGACTCGGACTACGACCGCGAGAAGCTCCAGGAGCGCCTCGCGAAGCTGGCCGGCGGCGTGGCCGTCATCAAGGCCGGCGCCGCCACCGAGGTGGAGCTCAAGGAGCGCAAGCACCGCATCGAGGACGCGGTGCGCAACGCCAAGGCCGCCGTCGAGGAGGGCATCGTCGCCGGTGGTGGCGTGGCTCTGCTCCAGGCCTCGGCCGTCTTCGACAAGCTGGACCTCACGGGTGACGAGGCGACCGGCGCCAACGCCGTGAAGCTCGCGCTGGAGGCCCCGCTCAAGCAGATCGCCGTCAACGGTGGTCTCGAGGGTGGCGTCGTCGTCGAGAAGGTCCGCAACCTGCCGATCGGTCACGGCCTCAACGCCGCGTCCGGCGAGTACGTGGACATGATCGCCGAGGGCATCATCGACCCGGCGAAGGTCACGCGCTCCGCTCTGCAGAACGCCGCCTCCATCGCCGCGCTCTTCCTCACCACCGAGGCCGTCATCGCCGACAAGCCCGAGAAGGCCGGCGCGGCCGCTCCGGGTGGCATGCCGGGCGGTGACATGGACTTCTGA